Within the Hyalangium gracile genome, the region CTCATACCTTTGAGGTGTTGTCCCATGTCTCCCCGCACCATCGTCATTGGCGACCTCCATGGCTGTTACGACGAGGCCATCGAGCTGCTCGACAAGGTGGGCGCCACCTCCAGCGACCGCGTCATCTTCGCGGGCGACCTCGTCGACCGAGGCCCCAAGCGCCGCGAGTGCGTGGAGCTGGCCATGCGCTACGAAGCCATCCAGGGGAATCACGAGGAGAAGCACCTTCAGCAGCGCCGCCGCCCGGACGACCGCCTGTCGCCGGACCACCTGGAAACGCGTCGGGTTCTCGATCCGGAGCACCTGGACTACTTCTCCCGGCTGCCGCTCTACATCCGCCTGCCCGAGCACAACGCCATCGTGGTGCATGCCGGCGTGATGCCCGGAAAGCCCATCCAGGGCCAGGACCCGTACCACCTGCTTCACGCCCAGTGCATCCATCCA harbors:
- a CDS encoding metallophosphoesterase encodes the protein MSPRTIVIGDLHGCYDEAIELLDKVGATSSDRVIFAGDLVDRGPKRRECVELAMRYEAIQGNHEEKHLQQRRRPDDRLSPDHLETRRVLDPEHLDYFSRLPLYIRLPEHNAIVVHAGVMPGKPIQGQDPYHLLHAQCIHPPETKSFWPSKAPATHRFWTHYWKGPERVIFGHTVFDKPLVTEHAVGIDTGCVYGRSLTAVVLPSWELVSVPARQSYRGGKDVALFPIHGDVSVFS